The genomic region ACTAACACTAATAACATTTCTTAATATACCAACAATAACAAACATTTTGACTGAAATCCATCCATTTTGTTTCCCAGTGACAACTAAAACGTCCCTGTAGGAGGCTGGGGATGGACACAGTTTGCAATTCTCACCTCTGTGGTGTCACTGCATCTTACACAATTGTATAAAATGTATAGTTAATGTATAAGAGTCAGGCATGCAGAACCCACAATTATGGCTATATATGCAAAGCTTTAGCAAGAGCGACATAGTGGCATAATTTCTGCAGAAATCCAGGTCCTCGGTAGACACCTGCCTTGACTGGTggggtggacagacagacagacagacagacagacagacagacagacagacagacagacagacagacagacagacagatatagATGTGACAGGAAGGGAGACACTAATCAATTTCATTTTGTTGAGTCACATTACGTGATTAGCTCACATTAATTGATTTTCCACAATTTAAAACAATCCATGTTTTCCATATACAAACGCACTTTCCCACAAACAGTTATTTATTGCTAATTACAAAACAAGGTTTATGTCCCAACATAGAACATGCTGGgccattggtgtgtgtgtgtgtgtgtgtgtgggggtaaTCTGGGTCAAAGAGATGCTATTCAGCCCTATCCTTTGTCCCAAACCTTGGATGACAGCCTCAGTCTGCACTCTTGGGAACATTTATGTGTGGGCTCATTCAAGCCTGCAGGATTCTGGCTCGGACAGCGGCAACTGCGTCCAACCAGCTGTCCCGCTGCTCCCCCGAAGGCCTCCGCCAGCACTCGCCCGCACTGCCGCTGCACGCGGGAAATCCAGGTCGACACCCATAAATGTCAGCAATGATATGTGTGCTATTTACAGAAGCTGGAAATGTGTCTCCGTATAATATCTATGTAAAGCGAGAAATCACcacaattgttttttttatttctatccaggctgtttttattctcaaaagGCATCACTATATATTTCTATAAAGAATTGTGCCACTGATAAATGACCAAACACAtgcaaactgcaaaaaaaaccaacttaTATAATTCACATTTTTTAGAACAGGCCTCCGTGAAAAACTACAAATCATCGTTACTTTAAGTATTTTGAAAAATACTTCAGTCCGCATTTTGAGTTCAACACCAGAATTACACAGTCTGCACTGCTCTGTAAAAAACTGTTCACATGATGCATCGGTTGTTTGAAAAATACAGGCAGATATTACATAGAAATGTTCATAGTCACACAGTGTTTTCTGTATTCTAAACCAGAAGTGCTCTTGAAAACACACCCATGCTGCAGGGATAACACAGGGGGAACAATCCAAACGTTGTCAAAGGATaagaggaaaacaaactctTGTTGTCACAGCTCGATGAGTCACAGTTCTGCTGCACTTCGTCTGTTTGTCCTTTAACATCCTCTCTTCACTGAGGCTGGTCTCTGCATAGAGATAAACAGGattttagagcagatcagccgCTAAAAAGGAAAGCTTTCGTGTGCTAATGAAGGCCCAGTGATCATTATATCAGCACTACAATAAATCTTTGTTTGGAAGTAAAATGCCCACGTTATTCATCTTTTTTGGTTGGTGGGGCTGATGGGGATCGACAGGTTATTGTGCAGTAAAAGTCAAACAAGCAAGAAGGAAGCGAGCCAACAGACAGTATGCCTCGCAGGGTGCTGTTGATACCACCTGCCAACAGGGGGTGCTATTGCATTAACAACCCTTCGTGTTCACACTCACATGGGGTCATAGTTGCTTTGCTCTTTGGATTTAAGAAACCGCATGGCAAGGAGTCCTCCcgcctgcacacacagcacCAGAATGATGCCTCCAATGAAGCTGGACATGTCAAACTTGGCCTGGGAGAACTCAGGGGATGAGTTGGTTTTACCTCCATCACCTAGAGAGGGTTAGGCTTGCGGTTAGGCATAAACTTTACAGGAGAGGAAATCAGAAGGGGCTGCTGGCACTAAGCTGTAcctgcttctccttcagctcctcccacAGCTACAGTCTCCACAACTGGGAAATAAAACATGCAAGTTTTAATTCTCCACATCCTTTGTGGTCAAGTCACCGTCTTTTGCTTCCTACCAGTGCACAGTTCAGACACTCTGGTCCAGCTGCAGTTCCTGGATTTGTCTATAGGGTCACCATCATCCGTCACACATGCACCTGCGTCATTTCCTGTGTCAGACCGAAGGCTCTTTTAGCGTGCTTGTATTATGTGCATTCCCGGCACACTGAATAATTTAGTTATCTTGTAAAAACCACATAGGCAAGATTGTGTTACCGCAGCTATGAGGGTAGAATTACTATGAGTggtcagttgtgtgtgtgtgtgtgtgtgtgtgtgtgtgtgtgtgtgtgtgtgtgtgtaccatcaGGGCAAAGCCTCCAGACGCAGCCTGTCAGGTTGAGCATAGAATCTCCGACacaaaggtcacatgactcgGCCTGAGAACAATCTTGGGGAGGGATTACAGTGGCAGTCAACATAAAGCCTCGCtcataaaaacatatttattgtATTTGTGGACATATGATATCAGGTCATGACATAGGTGTGTGTCAATCAAGGGGACAGCTTGAGGACATGTCCTCATGACAGCAGAGGGTTGAAGCTGTCAAGGAAAGAGACATTATGTCTCACATATATTAGGATATGCCAAAATACAGAGAAAAACATTGTCCAAATGTTAAACGTTGAAAAAGGAATCAAGCAAAGGAGATGACGCCAGACTCATACCTGACTGCAAATACACAGATGGCATCGCTGCAAAAAGCAGAAGGGCTGAGAAGACGAGGTTCAACACCAGCTGCTGCATCCTAAGAATCAGAGAAAAATATACCGCAACAGCCAAAACTGCCTGTATTAAAGTATCCGGCTGGGGCAGACAGCAATGTTGCTCCTGGCTGGGACACAGagtgacagaaacacagagagaagaagtGTGTAACATGAGCGAAACCCAAACTTGGTTACCTGGCAACCAGCTGGTCCAGCTCAACCCTCCTGAAATTTACACCCGTTGGGATGGGACGTGTTGACGCGTTCCCTCTGTGATAAGAACAACAGTTTAGAGAACGGAGTGTTCACCATCGGCCGATACACAGGCGATACACAGGCGGCTGTAGGGAGCAGGTACTTCCTGCGACCCCAGGATGGTGCACGTTCCATCATGCAGAAGGTACAATCTGGAGATTCAGCAACAGTGTTTTGGAAATTTTGTCCTCTGGTTGTAACAACAACTCATTTTAACAAAATAACTTTGTCTTTGAGTGCCCGGTTACTGAACAGTGTCACTCTGGTGTtaaaagcagctgttttgtTGGAGGGATTCATCCATCAAAAACCTCTGAGTCGTGTCCAGAGACGGAGAGATCAGGAGAATATCGTAGGTGTGACACTGATGTCGATACCAAAATGTGTCAGGAGCCATGTGACAGCACACAGGGGGGTTATATGTCACCAAACGCCGCCAAATTGCCTCCAGTTTTTGATCCGTAATCCAAAAGACGTGAGGAAACCTCCACGTCCTTCAGATTTCCTCCGTgccattcagcagcagcagcacacgaGCTTCGACCTTCAAAGTGTTGCTTACTAATGAAGCTGCGTCACAGTCTGGCTCCGGGCAAAGCCCTGAAATTCACAGCGACCCCGGAATCACGACTCACGATTCATCCTTCTgtcccaccaacacctcccacACTCACACCGACCTGACTGAAACACTCCTACATCTCACATGTTCTcagccttcctcttcttcacacacacaaacacacggtaCATCTCTCAGCAGGTCGCCCTGATTTGTAGCTATACAAAGTTATATTTTTAGACTTCTCCAATCCAATTTCATCCTTAATCAACGCTTCCAAAATCAATGAAGAGACACAAGATCTGCCATTAATGCCACAATTTATTGCCACTGTTACACTAAAACTAGGTCACATACACAGCAATATATAAAATATTGATGCTTGGACTGGAGGGATTGTCCTCTCCTGtttgcaaatcaaatcaaatcaatctttatttatatagtgtcttttacaatcaaaattgtttcaaggcactttccagaatcccaggccctaacccccaacaacgattagacaaccccctaagaatgataatttgtctgtctatgatagtaactggaactacagaattagtaacaataagctttttcaaagaggtaggttttaagtttgatcttaaaagtagagatggagtcagcctcccgtacctggacagggagctggttccatagcaggggggctggtagctaaatgctcggccccccattccactcctagagactctgggaaccacaagtagaccagcattctgacagcggagcggtctattgggctggtaaggtatcactagctcctccaggtaggatggagctaggcctctgaggaccttgtaggtcaaaagaagggttttaaaaatgattctaaatttaacgggcagccaatgaagagatggcattacaggagttatgtgatctcttttgtcaatacctgtcagaactctggctgcagcattttggatcaactggaggcttcttaaagagttgtttggacaccctgataatgaagaattacaatagtccagcctagaagtaacaaatactggactaacttttcagcattatgctgcgtcagtagcttcctgatctttgagatgttcctcaggtgaaaaaaggcacttctagagactgttttaatgtgtttggtcaaaagttactcctagattcctcacagagagactagatgttaatgacataccatctagagtgatcatgtgatctaatctatccctgagaggttcaggaccaaacaccatgacctcagtttttcctgagttaaggaggaggaaatttgaagacatccaggactttatgtctttaagacaggtctgaagcttcactaaca from Takifugu rubripes chromosome 12, fTakRub1.2, whole genome shotgun sequence harbors:
- the cd164l2 gene encoding CD164 sialomucin-like 2 protein, which produces MQQLVLNLVFSALLLFAAMPSVYLQSDCSQAESCDLCVGDSMLNLTGCVWRLCPDGNDAGACVTDDGDPIDKSRNCSWTRVSELCTVVETVAVGGAEGEAGDGGKTNSSPEFSQAKFDMSSFIGGIILVLCVQAGGLLAMRFLKSKEQSNYDPIDQPQ